CTACAGGAGCTGTCCTTGGTCTGGACAGACGGAGAACCATACTTGAATGGGCCTCGGAGCGAAATGCCGTCATTATTGAAGATGATTATGACAGTGAATTTCGCTGGGGAGGCAGGCCGATTGAACCGCTCAAAGTACTCGATCGTGAACAACGGGTTATCTATGTCGGATCATTTTCACAAACGATGGTTGCATCCATTCGGCTTGGTTACGCGGTTCTGCCACCAAGTCTGGTACAGCCACTGATCGCTGCAAAAGCATTGTACGAACCCGTACCTCCTGCCCTTCTGGAGCAGCGTGCACTCGCGAAATTTATGTCCCGAGGAGGGTATTTGCGCCATCTAAGAAGGCTAACCCGACTCTACGGGGAACGGCATGCTTATTTTGTCAATGAGATGAAGCGGGAATTACCGGAACCCTTCCTCATGCAGCCTGGGGATGCTGGATTGCATATTTATGCTTCGTGGAAAGGGGATATCGACAGTTACAAGCGGTTCAAGGCACTGGCTCAGGAGGAAGGTGTCATATTCCGCGATGCGGTCCGTTATTGGCTGACTCCAAGTCCCCCGGCTGCGTGTTTTGGCTTTGCACATCTGGAGAAAGAGGAGATTCAAGAGGGGATAAGGCGAATGCGGTTAGCATGGGAGAAGTGCACATTTTCGTTTCGGTGAATTCCGCTGTATAATGGGATAAGACGTTTCGCTCCAGCAGGAGCAGAAATCATATTATACAAACACATATCGCATCATGATGGATGCAGTATGCAAAAGAGATTAACTTTCAAGGGGGAGTGGCGACATGCTGCAGGCATCGCCGTCATCTTTTGTTATTTTGCCCGCCGTCGCCAAAATTGTCTGCGAACCGGGATGGAAGTGGCAGAAGCGGGAAAAACCGATGCAAAACTATGACTTATTTTATGTATGGAGTGGTGAAGGGACCGTTGTGCTGAATGACCGGTCGTATGAAGTAGGCAAGGGTAGTTGTTTTCTGTTCAGGCCAGGTGATCATCCTACTGCAACACATAATAAGCAAAAACCGTTGGTACTTACGTATATTCATTTTGATGTAGATATACCCGTTAATGATGTTCCCCAGTCCTATCGTGAGGTACTGGAAACGGTGGAATTCGAGCACTTGCTGGCTCGGTATGTAAGACTGTTCCTATCCGATGTATATGGGCGGGATGAGGAGAGCCGGTTGATTCTGAAACAGCTGATGATTCATTTGCTGCGCGCGGACACGGAAGCTCCTGTGGAGAAAAAGGTAAGCAATCAGTTGTCTGATGTCATCCAGGAGGTTGCTAACTATGTACGTCAGCATCCGGGGATAACACATCGCGTGGAAGACCTCGCTGCAAGGGCTGGATTATCGCCTCGATACTTCTCGATTAAGTTCAAGGAATTGATTGGTTCGTCCGTGCAATCCTATATCATTCGCATGCGCATTGAGCGGGCCGAGCATCTTTTGGTGCACACTGGCATGAATGTGACCGAAGTGGCAGATGCCCTTGGGTACCGCGATATCTTTTTCTTCAGTCGTCAGTTCAAGCAGTACACCGGCAAAAGTCCGTCCGAGATTCGATAGGACATCTCGCTGTCCGGTAGAATATGGCAACGTTTCAATTCTGGGAAGCAGGGGTAAGTATGTAGCATTCCAGACGATCGAAAGGGGGAACTTGTGATGAACGGAAAACGTCGCGTCCGCAACCGGGGATGCTCCACCAAGGGCTTTAATATTTTCCGGAACCGCCTGCGCCGCGCCAAACCGGCAGAGGAAATGCAGGATGTATGGTTTTAAGGAATGGTTAGAAAACCAATATGACGAAGCTTAGCTTCGTATTGCATGTATACATGAAATGAGAATGGACATCATCCTGACTTCTACATCGCTCTGAAGCGGATAATTGGATTCTCTGATTAGCAAAAGGTACTCATAGCCTGGACACTTTACCCTAAAAAGGTGTTCCGGCTGCGAGTACCTTTTTATGTAGGCCACAAAGTTCTATGTGATCTCTTTCTTGAGATCAAAATTAAAAAAGATGACTCCTGTTATTCAGGAATCATCTGTGTATTGCTCAATGGATGGGTTTTAACCGACCGAGCAATTCTCCCATTTTGACGGAGTCGCCAGGCTGCAAGCCTGGTTTCGGTTCGAATGTACCGCTCTGCGTTAACAGTACGACGGTGGAACCGAATTCAAAATATGCGAGATCATCGCCTTGTGCCCATGAACTTACATCCGCACCTGCGTATTGTATGCTGCTCACATTCATTGCGCCTACTTTCACGACAGCAACCTCTCCAAAATCATGAGCAATATACGTAATGAGCCGTTCGTTTCGACTCAGCACTGATTTCATATGGGTCAGACCAAAATCATTTACGGGATAAACCTTGCCTTTAATATGCTCACTCTCAATGCGGCGACCGCTAACAGGCGCATGAATGCGATGATAGTCGCGTGGGCTGAGATACAGGACAAAGGCATAACCGTGCTTGTACTTCTCCAGATGTGGTGAGTGGTTTAATAATTCAGCAAGTGTATAATTTTGTCCCTTAACATTCAGGAGTGTTCCAGCAGATACAGGACCGGCTGCCGTGATTTTGGCATCTACCGGACTGATCAGTGCATGTTCTGAAAGTTCAAGCGGGCGCATGCCCGGTTTAAGTTTACGGGTAAAGAAATCATTCAAAGAACGATATTCCTTCCAGTCTTTCTCAGCTTCCTGAACAGGGATGTCGTAGGTCCGGACAAAATAAGGGATAAATGCCTTGCTTCCCCGGCTCTTGGAGAAGGCTCCCACAGTCCGGGAGATCCATTTGCGAGAAGAAAGCTCGGTCATTAACCGCAACAGCGTTTTTGCCATGAATATCCCCCTTAGGGTTAGTGCGAACTTCAAGGCCGGCAGGACCGGCCGTTCTGCATAATATTGACACAGAATGCCCACGAAATCAATACAGGCCGCGATCATACGTCTGGGGTTGCCTTGGTATGCGCGAATTCTGCTCCAGCAGCAGACGTCCGTAAGCCATAGGATGCCGGTAGCTGGCTTTCCAAGTCTCCGTCATTCCGGCCTTGCGGAAACCGTAGCGCTGATCCCTTCCGTTGCATTCGATAAAATAAATCTGGCCCTTCTCTGTTATCCCCAGATCAAGTCCGAGGTCTGCAAGATGAGGCAG
Above is a window of Paenibacillus sp. E222 DNA encoding:
- the asd gene encoding archaetidylserine decarboxylase (Phosphatidylserine decarboxylase is synthesized as a single chain precursor. Generation of the pyruvoyl active site from a Ser is coupled to cleavage of a Gly-Ser bond between the larger (beta) and smaller (alpha chains). It is an integral membrane protein.), producing the protein MAKTLLRLMTELSSRKWISRTVGAFSKSRGSKAFIPYFVRTYDIPVQEAEKDWKEYRSLNDFFTRKLKPGMRPLELSEHALISPVDAKITAAGPVSAGTLLNVKGQNYTLAELLNHSPHLEKYKHGYAFVLYLSPRDYHRIHAPVSGRRIESEHIKGKVYPVNDFGLTHMKSVLSRNERLITYIAHDFGEVAVVKVGAMNVSSIQYAGADVSSWAQGDDLAYFEFGSTVVLLTQSGTFEPKPGLQPGDSVKMGELLGRLKPIH
- a CDS encoding AraC family transcriptional regulator → MLQASPSSFVILPAVAKIVCEPGWKWQKREKPMQNYDLFYVWSGEGTVVLNDRSYEVGKGSCFLFRPGDHPTATHNKQKPLVLTYIHFDVDIPVNDVPQSYREVLETVEFEHLLARYVRLFLSDVYGRDEESRLILKQLMIHLLRADTEAPVEKKVSNQLSDVIQEVANYVRQHPGITHRVEDLAARAGLSPRYFSIKFKELIGSSVQSYIIRMRIERAEHLLVHTGMNVTEVADALGYRDIFFFSRQFKQYTGKSPSEIR